A portion of the Colius striatus isolate bColStr4 chromosome 1, bColStr4.1.hap1, whole genome shotgun sequence genome contains these proteins:
- the LRTM2 gene encoding leucine-rich repeat and transmembrane domain-containing protein 2, which yields MLPTSAGHRWRSRFLMRWQEACLLGCWLSLCAAESFFACPASCKCNSGNLEVDCSGLGLSSIPSDIPTNTRTFLFLNNKLSILPGTVFSNLSALQRLDLSNNFLDQLPQNIFSDLGNLTELQLRNNSIRALDKDLLQHTALLRQLDLSINGLAQIPSGLFDDLPALRSLSLRSNRLQSLDRVTFEPLTSLQQLQVGDNPWECDCNLRDFKHWMEWFSYRGGKIDQLACTLPKELKGKDMRMVPMEMFNYCSQLDDENSSTVLDNTGPPCTKGSPTPSKSKSGPETEVEPSVGCPQKQRYRPVSVRRAIGTVIIAGVVCGIVCIMMVVAAAYGCIYASLMAKYHRELKKRQPLMGDTEGEHEEQKQISSVA from the exons TGCTTGGCTGTTGGCTGTCGCTATGTGCTGCCGAGTCCTTCTTTGCTTGTCCTGCCTCCTGCAAGTGTAACAGTGGCAACCTGGAAGTGGACTGTAGTGGCTTGGGCCTCTCTTCCATCCCCTCAGACATCCCCACAAACACCAGGACCTTCCTCTTTCTAAACAACAAACTCAGCATCCTGCCAGGAACAGTATTTTCCAACCTCTCTGCCCTACAGAGGCTGGATCTATCCAACAACTTCTTggaccagctccctcagaacaTCTTCAGTGACCTGGGGAACCTCACGGAGCTCCAGCTGAGGAACAACAGCATCCGGGCCTTGGACAAGGACCTGCTACAACACACGGCCTTGCTGCGCCAGCTGGATCTCTCCATCAACGGCCTGGCTCAGATACCCTCAGGCCTCTTTGACGACCTGCCTGCTCTCCGCTCCCTCTCCCTCAGGTCTAATCGCCTGCAGAGCCTAGACAGGGTGACCTTTGAGCCACTAACCAGCCTGCAGCAACTTCAGGTTGGGGATAACCCCTGGGAATGCGACTGCAACCTTCGAGACTTCAAGCACTGGATGGAGTGGTTCTCCTACAGAG GTGGGAAAATTGACCAGCTGGCTTGTACCCTGCCCAAGGAGCTGAAAGGGAAGGATATGCGAATGGTGCCCATGGAAATGTTTAACTACTGCTCCCAACTGGATGATGAGAACAGCTCTACAGTCCTGGACAATACTGGCCCACCCTGCACTAAAGGAAGCCCAACTCCTTCCAAATCTAAATCAGGCCCAGAAACAGAAGTGGAGCCCAGTGTGGGATGCCCTCAGAAACAGCGGTATAGGCCTGTGAGCGTGCGCCGGGCCATTGGCACTGTGATCATTGCGGGTGTGGTTTGCGGCATCGTTTGCATCATGATGGTAGTGGCAGCTGCTTACGGCTGCATCTACGCTTCCCTCATGGCCAAGTACCACCGGGAGCTGAAGAAGAGGCAGCCGCTCATGGGTGACACAGAAGGGGAACATGAAGAGCAAAAACAAATATCTTCTGTGGCATGA